Proteins from one Vulgatibacter sp. genomic window:
- a CDS encoding cytochrome oxidase, with the protein MNVVVLQVFVSLMLVVGSLVLLAYSVKHADHEHADRLAILPIEDDEAPPRERGDA; encoded by the coding sequence GTGAACGTCGTGGTCCTGCAGGTCTTCGTGAGCCTGATGCTGGTCGTCGGGTCCCTCGTGCTCCTCGCCTACAGCGTGAAGCACGCCGATCACGAACACGCCGATCGGCTCGCCATCCTGCCCATCGAAGACGACGAGGCGCCCCCGCGCGAGCGCGGCGACGCCTGA